Proteins co-encoded in one Sphingomonas carotinifaciens genomic window:
- a CDS encoding FadR/GntR family transcriptional regulator yields MTQDRLADRAYTGIVELIDADDLAVGDRLPSEASLAERFGMSRTIVREALARLASDGITEARRGAGSFVKSRPSDRMLAYMPTQGLSATLGTYEVRFVLEAEAARLAATRRSGHDMAAIDAALAALRATLLSSAPAHDEDMALHRAIVLATANPAFLATFDALFPDVERVMRAGVDISRSRPPEVIGAMMREHEMIVDAIRAQDGDAAALAMRWHLSEGRKRLMP; encoded by the coding sequence ATGACGCAGGACAGGCTGGCGGACCGCGCCTATACCGGGATCGTCGAGCTGATCGATGCCGACGACCTAGCGGTGGGCGACCGCCTGCCGTCCGAGGCGAGCCTGGCCGAGCGGTTCGGCATGTCGCGCACCATCGTGCGCGAGGCGCTGGCACGGCTGGCGTCGGACGGGATCACCGAGGCACGGCGCGGCGCGGGGTCGTTCGTGAAGAGCCGGCCATCGGACCGGATGCTCGCCTATATGCCGACACAAGGGCTGTCGGCGACGCTGGGTACCTATGAGGTGCGCTTCGTGCTGGAGGCGGAGGCGGCACGGCTGGCGGCGACGCGGCGATCGGGGCACGACATGGCGGCGATCGATGCGGCACTGGCGGCGCTGCGGGCCACGCTGCTGTCGAGCGCGCCGGCCCATGACGAGGACATGGCGCTACACCGCGCGATCGTGCTGGCGACCGCGAACCCGGCATTTCTGGCGACGTTCGATGCGCTGTTCCCGGATGTGGAGCGAGTGATGCGCGCCGGGGTCGATATTTCGCGGTCCAGGCCGCCCGAGGTGATCGGGGCGATGATGCGCGAGCATGAGATGATCGTCGATGCCATTCGCGCACAGGACGGCGATGCCGCGGCGCTGGCGATGCGGTGGCATCTGTCGGAGGGGCGCAAGCGGTTGATGCCTTGA
- a CDS encoding response regulator transcription factor yields the protein MMAAQAQLTPTQVKVMEGVHSGLLNKQIAFDLGIAEKTVKAHMTALMRKLNVSNRTQVAILAQTMGYSRRMAG from the coding sequence ATGATGGCTGCCCAGGCGCAGCTGACCCCAACGCAAGTCAAGGTCATGGAAGGCGTGCATTCGGGTTTGCTGAACAAGCAGATCGCGTTTGACCTTGGCATCGCGGAAAAGACGGTGAAGGCGCATATGACCGCCCTGATGCGCAAGCTGAATGTCAGCAACCGGACCCAGGTTGCGATTCTCGCGCAAACGATGGGCTATAGTCGGCGCATGGCGGGCTGA
- a CDS encoding GntP family permease, with amino-acid sequence MNSADLHLILAALAGVGLSVLLIVKARLHPFLGLLCGAFAVGALGGLPMGQIVGAIQKGAGDILGGTGLVVALGLALGAMLQVSNGAGALARATLKLCPPGAAPWASLGVAMVIGLPLFFETGLVLLLPIVASAAAALPVGTSHAARLQVLLAAVTGLSVVHALVPPHPGPLLAVEVLGADLGRTMLYGLAVAVPTGIVAGPLLARITARGLPPGEPALAAAPSAVVPPPVWRTIAVVLLPVVLIAGGQVEGLLPPAIAPNFAWLSVASNPILALLIASLAALPLLFGRGALRAPVQGAIWTEAMAPAGAILLSIGAGGALKQVLVTMGLADLLVRASDGSMISPLVLAWGIAVCIRLATGSATVATITTAGMMPAVVAATGASPEWTVLAIGAGSVFFSHVNDPGFWLVKGYLGTTTAGTFRTWSMLETAISVLGLLLVLAGSRLF; translated from the coding sequence GTGAACAGCGCTGATCTTCACCTGATCCTGGCGGCGTTGGCGGGGGTGGGGCTGTCAGTGTTGCTGATCGTCAAGGCGCGGCTGCATCCGTTTCTGGGGTTGTTGTGCGGGGCGTTTGCGGTGGGGGCGCTGGGGGGGCTGCCCATGGGGCAGATCGTCGGGGCGATCCAGAAGGGGGCGGGGGATATCCTCGGGGGGACGGGGCTGGTGGTGGCGCTCGGGCTGGCGCTTGGGGCGATGCTGCAGGTGTCGAACGGGGCGGGGGCCCTGGCGCGGGCGACGCTGAAGCTGTGTCCGCCGGGGGCGGCACCGTGGGCGAGCCTGGGCGTCGCCATGGTGATCGGGTTGCCGCTGTTCTTTGAGACGGGGCTGGTGCTGCTGCTGCCGATCGTGGCGTCGGCGGCCGCGGCGTTGCCGGTGGGGACGAGCCATGCGGCGCGGTTGCAGGTGCTGCTGGCGGCGGTGACCGGTCTGTCGGTGGTGCACGCGCTGGTGCCGCCGCATCCGGGACCGTTGCTGGCGGTGGAGGTGCTGGGCGCCGATCTGGGGCGGACGATGCTGTACGGTCTGGCGGTGGCGGTGCCGACGGGTATCGTCGCCGGGCCGTTGCTGGCGCGGATCACCGCGCGCGGACTGCCGCCGGGGGAGCCCGCACTGGCGGCGGCGCCCTCCGCCGTCGTGCCACCGCCCGTGTGGCGGACGATCGCGGTCGTGCTGCTGCCCGTCGTGCTGATCGCGGGTGGGCAGGTCGAGGGATTGCTGCCGCCCGCTATCGCACCGAATTTCGCCTGGTTGTCCGTAGCCAGCAATCCGATCCTGGCGCTGCTGATCGCGAGTCTGGCGGCGTTGCCCCTGCTGTTCGGGCGGGGGGCGCTGCGCGCGCCGGTGCAGGGGGCGATCTGGACGGAGGCGATGGCGCCGGCCGGTGCGATCCTGCTGTCGATCGGGGCGGGCGGCGCGCTGAAGCAGGTGCTGGTGACGATGGGACTGGCGGACCTGCTGGTGCGCGCGTCGGACGGGAGCATGATCTCGCCGCTGGTGCTGGCCTGGGGGATCGCGGTGTGCATCCGGCTGGCGACCGGGTCGGCGACCGTCGCCACGATCACCACCGCCGGAATGATGCCGGCCGTGGTGGCGGCGACCGGCGCGTCGCCGGAATGGACGGTGCTGGCGATCGGCGCGGGCTCGGTGTTCTTCAGCCATGTCAACGATCCGGGCTTCTGGCTGGTCAAGGGCTATCTGGGCACGACCACGGCGGGGACGTTCCGCACGTGGTCGATGCTGGAAACCGCGATCTCGGTGCTGGGATTGCTGTTGGTGCTGGCCGGAAGCCGGCTATTCTGA
- a CDS encoding MmcQ/YjbR family DNA-binding protein, whose protein sequence is MKDWDAVVKACAALPGVEQGTSYGKPALKFRGKTLAATTAPEPDSFVLHVTTEDKEVLIATEPATFWQTDHYRGWPAILIRYGRDASDRITLLLARAWWDRATKAQRLLFGPRP, encoded by the coding sequence ATGAAGGATTGGGACGCCGTCGTTAAGGCCTGTGCCGCGTTGCCCGGGGTCGAGCAAGGCACCTCCTACGGCAAGCCTGCGCTCAAGTTCCGCGGCAAAACGCTTGCCGCCACCACGGCGCCGGAACCGGATAGTTTCGTCCTGCACGTCACGACCGAAGACAAGGAAGTGCTGATCGCAACCGAGCCGGCAACCTTCTGGCAAACCGACCATTACCGAGGCTGGCCGGCTATCCTCATTCGGTACGGCCGCGACGCGAGCGATCGGATTACCCTTCTGCTGGCGCGCGCGTGGTGGGACCGGGCTACCAAGGCACAGCGCCTGCTGTTTGGCCCCCGGCCTTGA